From the genome of Seriola aureovittata isolate HTS-2021-v1 ecotype China chromosome 6, ASM2101889v1, whole genome shotgun sequence, one region includes:
- the LOC130171350 gene encoding ephrin-A2-like isoform X2, producing the protein MSHLKISKMLSAQIPARNDTEFFRGEYTVEVAINDYLDIYCPHYEGAESAERMEHYVLYMVNYDGYTTCDHHRKGFKRWECNRPQSPSGPLKFSEKFQLFTPFSLGFEFRPGHEYYYISSPHPNLAGKPCLKLKVYVKPTNDSVYESPEPFLTDDTTGGCGLALPRLSLLFATSLVLLLILLLPSS; encoded by the exons ATgtcccacttgaaaatctcaaaaatgttgtcGGCCCAAATCCCAGCCCGTAACGACACAGA GTTCTTCCGGGGGGAGTACACGGTGGAGGTGGCCATCAACGACTACCTGGACATCTACTGTCCTCACTATGAGGGGGCGGAGTCTGCCGAGCGCATGGAGCACTATGTGTTGTATATGGTGAACTACGACGGCTACACCACCTGCGACCACCACAGGAAGGGCTTCAAGCGCTGGGAGTGTAACCGCCCCCAGAGTCCCAGCGGCCCCCTCAAGTTCTCCGAGAAGTTCCAGCTGTTCACGCCCTTCAGCCTGGGCTTCGAGTTCAGGCCGGGCCACGAGTACTACTACATCT cgTCTCCACATCCAAACCTGGCCGGGAAACCCTGTCTGAAGCTCAAAGTCTACGTCAAACCAACCA atgaCTCGGTGTACGAGTCTCCGGAGCCCTTCCTGACAGACGACACCACCGGTGGCTGCGGCCTCGCTCTCCCTCGCCTCTCCCTGCTGTTCGCTACGTCGCTCGtcctgctcctcatcctcctcctcccttcctcatag